In Amycolatopsis solani, a single window of DNA contains:
- a CDS encoding CaiB/BaiF CoA transferase family protein has protein sequence MDTSATGPLTGLLVADFSRVLAGPYATMLLADLGADVVKVEGPHGDETRTWMPPVRGEVSTYYLGVNRGKRSIALDLRDDADAAVARELAGRADVVIENFKPGGLAKYGLDYASVSGTNPATVYASISGFGSGDGRHVPGYDLMVQAISGLMSLTGDPDGPPYRAGISVFDVMAGNHAVIGILAALRHRDATGEGQHVEVNLLSSALTGLVNHSSAYAAGGVVPYRMGNAHPSVFPYEPLPTADADLIVAAANDGQFRRLCEVLDLPDVPDDPRFARNADRTENREELRPILVERLATRSAVDWFEALTKVGVPCGPINTIDGGFAMAERFGLDPVVEVGEGDRAVPTTRHPIRFSATPAAYRLPPPELDEHGAELRAWLKEDRDA, from the coding sequence GTGGACACCAGCGCTACCGGCCCGCTGACCGGGCTGCTGGTCGCGGACTTCTCCCGGGTGCTCGCCGGCCCGTACGCCACGATGCTGCTCGCCGATCTGGGCGCCGACGTCGTCAAGGTGGAAGGGCCCCACGGCGACGAAACACGCACGTGGATGCCGCCGGTGCGGGGCGAGGTCTCCACCTACTACCTCGGCGTCAACCGCGGGAAGCGCTCCATCGCGCTGGACCTGCGCGACGACGCCGACGCCGCGGTCGCCCGCGAGCTGGCCGGCCGCGCGGACGTGGTGATCGAGAACTTCAAGCCCGGCGGGCTGGCCAAGTACGGCCTGGACTACGCCTCCGTCAGCGGCACCAACCCCGCCACCGTCTACGCCTCGATCAGCGGGTTCGGCTCCGGCGATGGCCGGCACGTGCCCGGTTACGACCTGATGGTGCAGGCGATCTCGGGGCTGATGAGCCTCACCGGCGATCCGGACGGCCCGCCGTACCGGGCGGGGATCTCGGTGTTCGACGTCATGGCGGGCAACCACGCGGTGATCGGCATCCTCGCCGCGCTGCGCCACCGCGACGCGACCGGCGAAGGGCAGCACGTCGAGGTCAACCTGCTGTCCTCGGCGCTGACCGGGCTGGTCAACCACAGTTCCGCCTACGCCGCCGGCGGGGTGGTCCCCTACCGGATGGGCAACGCCCACCCGAGCGTCTTCCCCTACGAGCCGCTGCCCACCGCCGACGCCGACCTGATCGTCGCCGCGGCCAACGACGGGCAGTTCCGCCGGCTGTGCGAGGTCCTGGACCTGCCGGACGTCCCGGACGACCCGCGGTTCGCCCGCAACGCCGACCGCACCGAGAACCGCGAGGAGCTGCGGCCGATCCTGGTGGAGCGGCTGGCCACGAGGAGCGCGGTGGACTGGTTCGAAGCGCTGACGAAGGTCGGTGTCCCGTGTGGACCGATCAACACCATCGACGGCGGGTTCGCGATGGCCGAGCGGTTCGGGCTCGACCCCGTCGTCGAGGTCGGCGAAGGCGACCGCGCGGTCCCGACCACGCGCCACCCGATCCGGTTCTCCGCGACGCCCGCCGCCTACCGGCTGCCCCCGCCGGAGCTCGACGAACACGGCGCCGAGCTGCGCGCCTGGCTGAAGGAGGACCGCGATGCCTGA
- a CDS encoding IclR family transcriptional regulator domain-containing protein: MPREGTGPDFIEALARGLEVITAFGPNRPEMTLAEVATAAGLARPTARRILLTLEELGYVRAGGRGYALTPRVLELGVAYVRSMGLWDVARPHLERLVERTNESCSIAQLDGSDIVYVARVAVPKIVALAVQIGTRFPALPTSLGKVQLAALPPDELEAVLAQPTRSGLVPRWQPGRAERDAELREVRARGWALTDEQLALGIRSVAAPLRDGAGRVIAGVNVNCHAAETPVERLLEHHLPLLLQTAGEISADFARLDDVPQVTVPAVS, from the coding sequence ATGCCACGCGAGGGAACGGGTCCCGACTTCATCGAAGCGCTGGCGCGCGGGCTCGAGGTGATCACGGCGTTCGGGCCGAACCGGCCGGAGATGACGCTCGCCGAAGTGGCCACCGCCGCCGGGCTGGCCCGCCCGACCGCGCGCCGGATCCTGCTCACCCTGGAGGAGCTCGGGTACGTCCGCGCGGGCGGGCGCGGCTACGCGCTCACGCCGCGCGTGCTTGAACTCGGCGTCGCCTACGTGCGGTCGATGGGCCTGTGGGACGTCGCCCGCCCGCACCTGGAACGCCTGGTCGAGCGCACGAACGAGTCGTGCTCGATCGCCCAGCTCGACGGCTCCGACATCGTCTACGTCGCCCGGGTCGCGGTGCCGAAGATCGTCGCGCTGGCCGTCCAGATCGGCACCCGCTTCCCCGCCCTGCCGACGTCGCTGGGCAAGGTGCAGCTCGCCGCCCTGCCGCCGGACGAGCTGGAGGCGGTGCTGGCCCAGCCGACCCGCTCCGGGCTCGTCCCGCGCTGGCAGCCCGGCCGGGCCGAGCGCGACGCCGAGCTGCGTGAGGTCCGCGCCCGCGGCTGGGCCCTGACCGACGAGCAGCTCGCGCTGGGCATCCGGTCGGTGGCCGCGCCGCTGCGCGACGGCGCCGGGCGGGTGATCGCCGGGGTCAACGTCAACTGCCACGCCGCCGAGACGCCGGTGGAGCGCCTGCTGGAGCACCACCTGCCGCTGCTGTTGCAGACCGCCGGGGAGATCAGCGCCGACTTCGCGCGGCTCGACGACGTCCCGCAGGTCACCGTGCCCGCGGTGTCTTGA
- a CDS encoding amidohydrolase family protein — protein sequence MSGSIVLRGGTVLTLDDSRRVLAGEDVLVTGGEIAAIGPALEVPAGTEEIDATGGIVLPGMIDTHRHLWQTAMRGYGADWTLTQYFVWYYLEWGKVFRPEDIYAGNLLGAWEALEAGVTTTVDWSHGLQTTQHADAAADALEAVPGRFVLAYGNIQDAPANWTATPEFRDFVARRTGGDLGFQLAFDVTGDPAFPEKPAFEVARELGVPVTTHAGVWGATGDDGIRLMHDHGFMTPETIYVHSASLSADSYHRIAATGGSASVSTESEQSAGQGYPSTWALRQYGIPVSLSMDTSVWWSGDLFTAMRTTLGADRSREHLEAHAKGETVTHAALRAEQVVEWATRGGAAALGRTDIGSLTVGKKADVVLLKNDHSPVSFPLLNPYGHVAFQAQRGDVHTVLAGGRVVKRDGRLVGADFPALRQRVEATVEHLRGQLGEEAWRQGMNPDVPETKILDNPYTYTDYQRDTTHGG from the coding sequence ATGTCCGGATCGATCGTCCTGCGGGGCGGCACGGTGCTGACCCTCGACGACTCCCGCCGGGTCCTCGCCGGCGAAGACGTCCTCGTCACCGGCGGCGAGATCGCCGCGATCGGCCCCGCCCTGGAAGTCCCCGCCGGAACCGAGGAGATCGACGCCACCGGCGGGATCGTCCTGCCCGGCATGATCGACACCCACCGCCACCTGTGGCAGACCGCCATGCGCGGCTACGGCGCCGACTGGACGCTCACGCAGTACTTCGTCTGGTACTACCTCGAATGGGGCAAGGTGTTCCGCCCCGAGGACATCTACGCGGGCAACCTGCTCGGCGCGTGGGAAGCGCTCGAAGCCGGCGTCACCACGACCGTCGACTGGTCGCACGGCCTGCAGACCACGCAGCACGCCGACGCGGCGGCCGACGCGCTCGAAGCCGTCCCCGGCCGGTTCGTGCTGGCCTACGGCAACATCCAGGACGCACCGGCGAACTGGACGGCCACGCCGGAGTTCCGCGACTTCGTCGCCCGCCGCACCGGCGGCGACCTGGGCTTCCAGCTCGCCTTCGACGTCACCGGCGACCCGGCGTTCCCGGAGAAGCCCGCGTTCGAGGTGGCGCGCGAGCTGGGCGTGCCGGTGACCACGCACGCCGGCGTCTGGGGCGCGACCGGCGACGACGGCATCCGCCTGATGCACGACCACGGGTTCATGACCCCCGAGACGATCTACGTGCACAGCGCGTCGCTGTCGGCCGACTCCTACCACCGGATCGCCGCGACCGGCGGATCGGCGTCGGTGTCGACCGAAAGCGAGCAGAGCGCGGGCCAGGGCTACCCCTCCACGTGGGCGCTGCGGCAGTACGGGATCCCGGTGTCGCTGTCGATGGACACGTCGGTCTGGTGGAGCGGCGACCTGTTCACGGCGATGCGCACGACGCTGGGCGCGGACCGCTCCCGCGAGCACCTCGAAGCCCACGCGAAGGGCGAGACGGTGACGCACGCGGCCCTGCGCGCCGAGCAGGTCGTCGAGTGGGCCACCCGCGGCGGCGCGGCCGCGCTCGGGCGCACGGACATCGGCAGCCTCACCGTCGGCAAGAAGGCCGATGTCGTGCTGCTGAAGAACGACCACTCACCGGTGTCGTTCCCGCTGCTGAACCCCTACGGCCACGTGGCGTTCCAGGCCCAGCGCGGCGACGTCCACACGGTGCTGGCCGGCGGCCGCGTCGTCAAACGCGACGGCCGCCTGGTCGGCGCGGACTTCCCCGCGCTCCGGCAGCGGGTCGAGGCGACGGTCGAGCACCTGCGCGGCCAGCTGGGCGAGGAAGCCTGGCGGCAGGGGATGAACCCGGACGTGCCGGAGACCAAGATCCTCGACAACCCGTACACCTACACCGACTACCAGAGAGACACCACCCACGGCGGCTGA